In one Spirosoma rigui genomic region, the following are encoded:
- a CDS encoding NADH-quinone oxidoreductase subunit A, whose protein sequence is MNATYVPADYLPVLIQLGLALGFIVTTMLVTHNIGPKRHSEKKDDPFECGIPVQGDARTPISIKYFLIAILFVLFDVEVIFLYPWAVNFKGLGVAGFVEMVLFMGLLLAGFYYIIRKGVLKWE, encoded by the coding sequence ATGAACGCAACCTACGTTCCAGCTGATTACTTACCGGTATTGATCCAATTGGGACTGGCGCTCGGCTTTATCGTGACAACCATGCTTGTTACGCATAACATTGGACCCAAGCGCCACAGCGAGAAAAAAGACGATCCGTTCGAGTGTGGTATTCCTGTTCAGGGGGATGCCCGGACCCCTATCTCGATCAAATATTTCCTGATTGCCATCCTCTTCGTTCTCTTCGATGTAGAGGTCATATTCCTTTACCCATGGGCCGTTAATTTTAAGGGTCTTGGCGTTGCGGGTTTCGTTGAAATGGTCCTGTTCATGGGCCTCTTGCTGGCAGGGTTTTACTACATCATTCGCAAGGGCGTTTTGAAGTGGGAGTAG
- a CDS encoding NADH-quinone oxidoreductase subunit B: MATDIKLVEGPASYEGPGFQATSFDKLIGLARANSLWPLPFATSCCGIEFMSTMASHYDLARFGSERPSFSPRQADMLLVAGTIAKKMAPIVKQVYLQMAEPRWVIAIGACASSGGIFDTYSVLQGIDRIIPVDVYVPGCPPRPEQILDGVLQVQELAKNESLRRRNTEEYTKLLNSYNIQ, translated from the coding sequence ATGGCAACTGACATTAAACTAGTAGAAGGCCCGGCCAGCTACGAAGGCCCGGGGTTTCAGGCTACTTCATTCGACAAACTGATTGGTTTGGCCCGGGCGAATTCGCTCTGGCCGTTACCGTTTGCCACCTCCTGCTGTGGCATCGAGTTCATGTCGACGATGGCTTCCCATTACGACCTGGCCCGGTTCGGTTCCGAGCGTCCCAGCTTCTCCCCGCGCCAGGCCGATATGCTGCTTGTGGCGGGTACCATTGCCAAAAAGATGGCTCCCATCGTTAAACAGGTGTATCTGCAAATGGCCGAACCCCGCTGGGTTATTGCCATTGGTGCCTGTGCTTCGAGTGGCGGTATTTTTGATACGTACAGTGTTTTACAGGGCATCGATCGGATCATTCCCGTCGATGTTTATGTGCCAGGATGCCCACCCCGCCCGGAGCAAATTCTCGATGGGGTACTGCAGGTGCAGGAACTGGCCAAAAACGAGTCGCTCCGTCGGCGTAATACCGAGGAATATACGAAGCTGCTGAACTCATACAACATTCAGTAA